From Sporocytophaga myxococcoides, one genomic window encodes:
- the trxA gene encoding thioredoxin, with amino-acid sequence MENGTKYLELTDGNFETEVIKTSTPVLVDFSAEWCGPCKMMGPIIEDLANEYEGKAKITKIDVDVNPQTTSKYGVRSLPTLLIFKDGNVVDKIIGAVPKRVITEKLGAHIN; translated from the coding sequence ATGGAAAACGGAACTAAATACCTCGAATTGACAGATGGAAATTTCGAAACAGAAGTGATCAAAACTTCCACCCCAGTGCTTGTAGATTTTAGTGCAGAATGGTGTGGACCATGCAAAATGATGGGGCCCATAATAGAAGATTTAGCTAATGAGTATGAAGGAAAGGCAAAGATTACCAAAATTGATGTCGATGTGAATCCTCAAACTACATCGAAATATGGAGTTCGTAGCCTTCCTACCCTATTAATTTTTAAAGATGGAAATGTAGTAGATAAAATTATCGGAGCGGTTCCTAAAAGAGTTATTACTGAAAAATTAGGTGCACACATAAATTAA
- a CDS encoding MBL fold metallo-hydrolase yields the protein MKFNISGYSTALFATWYFVEELGLLFDSGDGVAASLLQKARKVEHVFISHADRDHLGGLLQFNQLNAREGYPILHYPAHCGSFPAIEEFSKKFDPHVKGTIWKPVIEDQEIQIADHLIVKVIRNEHVKADKGIYKSFSYKVYQTKTKLKPEYASLPQDRIKQLIAKSGREALSEIVRTNILTYSGDTPVDDYSKWDNSKILIHEATFLGGIDEERINKHGNKHSNLDEVIKMVSEINIETLILGHFSSRYSNEQIDGQIKKLCKEYLIKIPVYRVLPGQVHKDILSGSPINQ from the coding sequence ATGAAGTTTAATATTAGCGGCTATTCGACCGCATTATTTGCAACCTGGTATTTCGTAGAAGAACTGGGTCTATTGTTTGATTCGGGAGACGGAGTGGCAGCTTCTCTGTTGCAGAAGGCAAGAAAAGTAGAACATGTATTTATTTCTCATGCAGATAGAGATCATCTGGGAGGACTTCTGCAATTCAATCAGCTGAATGCACGCGAAGGTTATCCTATACTGCATTATCCTGCTCATTGCGGCTCTTTTCCGGCTATAGAAGAGTTTAGTAAGAAGTTTGATCCGCATGTAAAAGGCACCATCTGGAAGCCAGTTATTGAAGATCAAGAAATTCAGATTGCAGATCATTTGATTGTTAAAGTGATCAGAAATGAACATGTAAAGGCCGATAAGGGAATATATAAAAGTTTCAGCTATAAAGTGTATCAGACTAAAACAAAATTAAAGCCTGAATATGCCTCACTTCCTCAGGATAGGATCAAACAGCTTATAGCAAAATCAGGCAGAGAAGCACTTAGCGAAATTGTAAGAACAAATATACTTACCTATTCAGGAGATACTCCGGTGGATGATTATTCAAAATGGGACAATTCGAAAATCCTGATTCATGAGGCGACTTTTCTTGGGGGAATAGATGAGGAAAGAATAAATAAGCACGGAAACAAACATAGTAATTTGGATGAGGTTATAAAGATGGTTTCAGAGATCAATATTGAAACATTAATTCTTGGCCATTTCTCTTCAAGGTATTCAAATGAACAGATTGACGGGCAAATTAAAAAGCTGTGTAAAGAGTATTTAATAAAGATTCCTGTCTACAGAGTGCTTCCTGGACAAGTACATAAAGACATACTTAGCGGGAGTCCAATCAATCAATGA
- the polX gene encoding DNA polymerase/3'-5' exonuclease PolX — MYRVNKKLAEIFEAIGSIYEFKGPKERFRSIAYHNAARIINDLPEDIREHIQDGKFIKTYGIGKSIEEKIFEFLQTNQISLFNDLQKEVPKDFLTLMKVQGLGPETLKRFYYDLNLSTKEQIIEALQDGRILQLKGFQKKKVNNILSALLKKTETDERLPLWDAQEISTSIVHMLKTIPQIQIIDIAGSLRRQRETVGDIDLLIAAKARDRKAIIRHFVSLDEVENLYAEGDTKASVYFKSFKRQVDIRIVTEDQWGAALQYFTGSKAHNIHLRKLAIEKGFKINEYGLFTVDENKKIAGENEEGIYHALGLECIPPEMREDTGEIELAAEGLIPKLITIDDIKGDMHTHSKWSDGHSSIEEIADYISSHQKYDYIVLTDHSKSEIIAGGMNEDQFMKQLKEIKKVNKKLGRDLIKSGTEVDILPDGTLDLSDSLLQTLDWVVASIHSHFNQDNTERIIKACRNPYVCAIGHPTGRVLGSREGYPVDMERILDVAAETGTAIEINGHSHRMDINDRWAKRAIEKGVTLVIGTDSHNTGNYSFMKLGVAIARRAWCTKDHILNTSDWAKIEAFKRRKLERIYMTH; from the coding sequence ATGTACAGAGTTAATAAAAAGCTTGCTGAAATCTTTGAAGCCATAGGCAGCATATATGAATTTAAAGGACCAAAAGAAAGATTCAGGTCTATCGCTTATCACAATGCAGCCAGAATAATCAATGACCTTCCGGAAGATATCAGAGAGCATATTCAGGATGGAAAATTTATCAAGACCTATGGAATTGGTAAAAGTATTGAAGAAAAAATCTTTGAGTTCCTCCAAACGAATCAGATAAGCTTATTCAACGACCTTCAAAAAGAAGTTCCCAAAGACTTTCTCACCCTGATGAAAGTTCAGGGATTAGGACCGGAGACTTTAAAAAGATTTTATTACGACCTTAACCTAAGTACCAAAGAGCAGATTATAGAAGCCCTCCAGGATGGCAGAATCTTACAGCTTAAAGGTTTTCAGAAAAAGAAAGTAAATAACATTTTATCCGCTTTACTTAAAAAAACGGAAACAGATGAACGACTCCCCCTTTGGGATGCGCAGGAAATCAGCACCAGCATTGTACACATGCTTAAAACCATTCCTCAGATTCAAATAATTGATATAGCAGGAAGTCTTCGCAGACAAAGGGAAACCGTAGGCGACATTGACCTTTTGATTGCAGCAAAAGCCAGAGATCGAAAAGCTATTATAAGGCATTTTGTTTCTCTGGATGAAGTTGAAAACCTTTATGCAGAAGGCGATACCAAAGCCAGTGTATATTTCAAATCCTTTAAACGACAGGTAGACATCAGGATCGTAACTGAAGACCAATGGGGCGCTGCCCTTCAGTATTTCACAGGCTCAAAGGCTCATAACATACACCTGCGAAAACTTGCCATTGAAAAAGGTTTTAAGATCAACGAATACGGACTATTTACTGTAGATGAAAACAAAAAGATTGCAGGAGAAAATGAAGAGGGTATCTATCATGCTCTGGGTCTTGAATGTATCCCCCCTGAAATGCGCGAGGATACAGGGGAAATTGAACTTGCAGCTGAGGGATTAATTCCAAAGCTCATCACCATTGATGATATCAAAGGAGATATGCATACGCACTCCAAATGGTCAGATGGCCACAGCTCTATTGAAGAAATTGCTGACTATATTTCTTCTCACCAAAAATATGACTACATCGTTCTTACAGATCATTCCAAATCTGAAATAATAGCAGGAGGAATGAACGAAGATCAATTTATGAAGCAATTAAAAGAGATTAAAAAAGTAAATAAAAAACTTGGCAGGGACCTTATCAAATCAGGAACTGAAGTAGATATATTGCCAGACGGTACTCTTGATTTATCCGATTCCCTTTTGCAGACGCTTGATTGGGTGGTTGCTTCCATACATTCACATTTCAACCAGGATAATACGGAAAGAATCATTAAGGCATGTCGCAATCCATACGTATGTGCCATAGGCCATCCGACAGGAAGAGTACTTGGATCAAGAGAGGGATATCCTGTTGACATGGAAAGAATCCTTGATGTGGCCGCAGAGACAGGAACGGCCATAGAAATAAACGGACACAGCCATCGCATGGACATCAATGATCGCTGGGCTAAAAGAGCTATTGAGAAAGGTGTAACACTGGTAATAGGAACAGACAGCCATAATACAGGGAATTACAGCTTTATGAAACTGGGAGTGGCCATAGCAAGAAGAGCATGGTGTACGAAAGATCATATCTTAAATACATCGGACTGGGCAAAGATAGAAGCATTTAAGAGGAGGAAACTTGAGAGGATTTATATGACGCACTAA
- a CDS encoding GlxA family transcriptional regulator encodes MKHISILVPRGAAALGCIEGAYKAFTMANEFLVNKGKQPLFKVQLVGIDKEPQVYDSFFRVHPDLTIEDSFKTDLIIIPAVNGDWKQVIEINRDFYPWINKQYHNGGEVASLCVGTFLLASTGLLEGKKCATHWLAEHAFRQMFPEAILVSEKIITDEKGIYCSGGANSFWNLLIYILEKYTDRELSILAAKYFEIEIDRYSQSSFVMFRGQKEHEDEPVRKAQEFIESNFQEKISVDQLSDLFAVGRRSFERRFKKATSNTITEYIQRVKIEAAKKNLETTRKNISEIMFEVGYTDSKAFRDVFRKITGMTPIDYRNKYNKQMVTY; translated from the coding sequence ATGAAGCACATATCGATTCTGGTTCCCAGAGGAGCAGCTGCCCTCGGCTGCATAGAAGGAGCATATAAAGCATTCACCATGGCCAATGAATTTCTCGTCAATAAAGGGAAACAGCCATTGTTTAAAGTACAGTTAGTGGGGATCGACAAAGAGCCTCAGGTTTACGATTCTTTTTTCAGAGTTCATCCCGATCTGACTATTGAAGATTCTTTCAAAACCGATCTGATAATCATCCCGGCTGTGAATGGAGACTGGAAACAAGTCATTGAAATCAATAGAGATTTTTACCCATGGATCAATAAGCAATACCATAATGGGGGAGAGGTAGCAAGTCTATGCGTCGGCACTTTCCTGCTGGCATCTACCGGCCTGCTGGAAGGCAAGAAATGCGCTACACACTGGCTTGCAGAGCATGCATTCCGGCAGATGTTTCCTGAAGCTATATTAGTATCAGAAAAAATCATTACGGATGAAAAGGGCATTTACTGCAGCGGAGGAGCAAATTCATTCTGGAATCTGCTAATATACATCCTCGAAAAATATACAGACAGAGAGCTTTCAATACTTGCTGCCAAATATTTCGAAATAGAAATAGACCGTTACAGTCAGTCTTCCTTTGTCATGTTCAGAGGGCAGAAAGAACATGAAGACGAACCGGTAAGAAAGGCACAGGAGTTTATAGAATCCAACTTTCAGGAGAAAATCTCTGTGGATCAATTGTCAGATCTGTTCGCAGTGGGAAGAAGGAGTTTTGAAAGAAGGTTTAAGAAGGCGACCAGTAATACCATCACAGAGTATATTCAAAGAGTAAAGATAGAGGCTGCAAAGAAGAATCTGGAAACAACAAGAAAGAACATCAGCGAGATCATGTTCGAAGTAGGTTATACAGATTCCAAGGCCTTCAGAGATGTGTTCAGAAAAATAACCGGTATGACTCCAATTGATTATCGGAATAAATATAATAAGCAGATGGTGACGTACTAG
- a CDS encoding ArsR/SmtB family transcription factor — MAIKPDERIKQIEKMAKALGDKNRLVILQTIAEKGCVNCTEFTEVINLAQPSVSHHIKILVDSGLINSDKEGRFVKLCINRENIEEFNAFLNDINKF, encoded by the coding sequence ATGGCAATTAAACCGGACGAGCGCATAAAACAGATTGAAAAAATGGCCAAAGCCTTGGGTGACAAAAACAGACTGGTTATCCTTCAGACGATTGCAGAAAAAGGATGTGTGAACTGCACCGAATTTACTGAAGTCATAAATCTGGCTCAGCCTTCTGTCTCTCACCACATCAAAATTTTAGTGGATTCCGGTTTGATCAATTCAGACAAAGAAGGCCGCTTTGTGAAATTATGTATCAACAGAGAAAACATTGAGGAGTTCAATGCTTTTTTAAACGATATAAACAAATTCTGA
- a CDS encoding SRPBCC family protein, whose amino-acid sequence MSKETTKPISVTVEALVKAPVEKVWKTWNTPEDITKWCQASDDWHAPYAENDLRKGGKFKTTMAAKDGSFSFDFGGEYTNVEINKVIEYIMEDGRKTKIVFTAQGNETKVVETFDAESENPVEFQQQGWQAILNNFKKYTESIS is encoded by the coding sequence ATGAGCAAAGAAACAACAAAACCGATATCTGTCACCGTAGAGGCTTTGGTAAAAGCACCTGTAGAGAAAGTCTGGAAAACCTGGAATACACCAGAAGATATTACTAAATGGTGTCAGGCATCTGATGACTGGCATGCTCCTTATGCGGAAAATGATTTGCGTAAAGGCGGTAAGTTTAAAACGACAATGGCTGCGAAAGATGGTAGTTTTAGTTTTGACTTTGGTGGTGAATATACCAATGTCGAAATAAATAAAGTCATTGAATATATAATGGAAGATGGCAGAAAAACAAAGATTGTGTTCACTGCGCAGGGAAATGAGACTAAAGTAGTGGAAACATTTGATGCAGAATCTGAAAATCCTGTAGAATTTCAGCAACAAGGCTGGCAGGCGATTCTTAATAATTTTAAGAAATATACTGAAAGTATTTCTTAA
- a CDS encoding DinB family protein: MKQVEILLKQTEDTYGWVNRLIASIPNDQWDITPEVIQMNVTWQVGHLMMSFYFHSVMVIVGHQMDIVGQIPLKNYDEVFTTGNPERIIGKYEPEQLMKDLMLVELKSLEVIKSLSDHDLRKSLHPTPVPHPIASSKLEALDWNIKHAMWHCGQLGLLKRIVHERFDFGLRRNG; the protein is encoded by the coding sequence ATGAAACAGGTTGAAATTTTGCTGAAACAAACTGAAGATACTTATGGGTGGGTCAACAGACTTATTGCCTCTATACCAAATGATCAATGGGACATAACTCCGGAAGTAATTCAAATGAATGTGACATGGCAAGTCGGACACCTTATGATGAGCTTTTATTTCCATTCTGTGATGGTGATTGTAGGACATCAGATGGATATTGTAGGGCAAATACCTTTGAAAAATTATGATGAAGTTTTCACTACAGGTAATCCTGAACGAATAATTGGTAAATATGAGCCAGAGCAATTGATGAAAGATCTAATGCTTGTTGAGCTAAAATCATTGGAGGTTATTAAGTCTTTATCCGATCATGATCTGAGAAAGTCATTGCATCCGACACCAGTTCCACATCCAATTGCATCCAGTAAATTGGAAGCTTTAGACTGGAATATAAAACATGCTATGTGGCATTGCGGGCAACTAGGTTTACTGAAAAGAATCGTTCATGAGCGATTTGATTTTGGGTTAAGAAGGAATGGGTAG
- a CDS encoding Crp/Fnr family transcriptional regulator, with amino-acid sequence MNNIKNSIRTLFNLSEEEVTIFLSEFNKEKIKKNEVFIAEGGVCHKIGLIESGLMMCVYNKNGNEIIEEFAFENSFITNYYSYLTFKPSQKEIRCIEDTTVYVITRPGLDKLGTLYPFIRDMARKMNEMLFLRNHDRVKSLLLDTPAERYLQLISQKKDLAQRLPQYLIASYLGVAPETVSRIRNKMSTGHY; translated from the coding sequence ATGAATAATATTAAAAATTCAATTCGTACACTTTTTAATCTTTCAGAAGAAGAGGTAACTATTTTTTTATCTGAATTTAATAAAGAGAAAATAAAGAAAAATGAAGTCTTTATCGCTGAAGGAGGTGTTTGCCATAAGATAGGTCTGATTGAGAGTGGCCTTATGATGTGTGTCTATAATAAAAATGGTAATGAAATTATTGAAGAATTCGCTTTTGAAAATAGTTTTATAACTAATTACTATAGCTATCTTACTTTTAAACCATCCCAGAAAGAAATCAGATGTATTGAAGATACAACAGTCTACGTGATTACAAGACCAGGTCTTGATAAGCTGGGTACTCTTTATCCATTTATTAGAGACATGGCTAGGAAAATGAATGAAATGCTATTTTTAAGGAACCATGACAGAGTCAAATCTCTTTTACTCGATACTCCTGCAGAAAGATATCTTCAACTCATCTCTCAGAAAAAAGATCTTGCGCAAAGACTCCCTCAGTATTTAATCGCATCCTATCTTGGTGTAGCTCCTGAGACTGTCAGTAGAATAAGAAATAAAATGAGTACAGGGCATTATTGA
- a CDS encoding c-type cytochrome — protein sequence MKKLTLLFLLSISLYSCKDKEEDSPSPDSVCNTSNVTYSNTVKSIISNNCIVCHGGAPMNLGDIATLQGVANSGLLYKVITHAEGVPAMPKGKAKLSDCDIAKIKAWIDAGAQNN from the coding sequence ATGAAAAAACTTACATTATTATTCTTACTTTCAATTTCTCTTTACTCATGCAAAGATAAGGAGGAAGACAGCCCATCTCCTGATAGCGTCTGTAACACAAGTAATGTTACTTACAGCAATACTGTAAAGTCAATCATTTCCAATAACTGTATCGTTTGCCATGGTGGAGCTCCTATGAATCTCGGTGATATTGCTACACTGCAGGGAGTAGCTAATAGCGGATTGCTCTATAAGGTAATCACTCATGCAGAGGGAGTACCTGCAATGCCCAAGGGTAAGGCAAAACTATCAGACTGTGATATAGCTAAAATAAAAGCATGGATTGATGCAGGTGCTCAGAATAATTAA